In Notolabrus celidotus isolate fNotCel1 chromosome 22, fNotCel1.pri, whole genome shotgun sequence, one genomic interval encodes:
- the LOC117806142 gene encoding serine/threonine-protein kinase Nek9, which yields MSLDDYERHFASLNSDLGGGSVVSERSAASTYNGEEEKLHYIPIRILGRGAFGEATLYRRTEDNSLVVWKEVELNSLSEKDRRDVMNEISILSILEHNNIIAYFNHFMDKNTLFIELEYCNGGNLYDKIVQQKGKLFSEDVVIWYLYQIASAVAHIHEAGILHRDIKTLNIFLTKTDLIKLGDYGLAKKLDSEFSMAETCVGTPYYMSPELCQGSKYNFKSDIWAMGCVIFEVLTLTRTFDATNPLNLCVKIVQGNWTMEMDSDVYSAELIKLVYECLDKDPAKRPTGDQVLDQPYISCRRQELEEQVALLNSAMKKPKLSTVTDTPVAVVTTRSREVYFWGGGKFTPQKLDAFKGGSSAQHVCAGESHFAVVSVEKELYTWANVQGGAKMVGQLGHGDQASYRQPKRVEKLHGTAVRQVACGADFTACVTDEDQMYMFGSDYYGCIGVEGMLGSEILEPVFLEFFEERPVRQVSCGDNHVVVLTQGGNIYSWGCGEYGRLGLECEEDFSSPMQVEIPKGATISSVSCGSDGTFFLTEAGKVLACGNNEFNKLGLNQGITGLKNHPGEAHQAIPYITTLTLAKQLSRFKIEAIAPGKTHTAAVDARGRLITFGCNKYGQLGVKDFKKHQGVQVLVGPFGGKFVTKVSCGDGFTIVATEDNQIFAWGNAGNGRLGMPADKGFGSEVCPAMPRPIFGSLHHVPDLSCRGWHTIIIMEKVLNSKTIRSNSSGLSVGSGLDQEASTSTVDPDIEHGSETEGRDRGLGGTMEDNTEECFMGTPTMSGANQTGDSSCPFWLRKELEDAEYIPIPHDSDLPSPDQLPSYSDSVTLPYDELKELKAAAAAVSSPKELSTKRMDCGGVNGLEKADFCKKGESGACCKASSEVLQLRETVSQQKMRIQMLEKQIEEQKNENQRLVASMNRLTLQDAGRDNNRNSHSDRLPRDGRGSGGGFTNHGGRSAGAGV from the exons ATGTCACTGGACGACTATGAGAGACACTTCGCCTCGCTAAATTCAGATCTGGGCGGCGGGTCTGTGGTCAGTGAGCGATCAGCGGCGAGCACGTATAATGGCGAAGAGGAGAAGCTACATTACATTCCGATCCGGATCCTCGGGAGGGGGGCGTTTGGCGAAGCAACCCTGTACAGGAGAACAGAG GACAACTCCCTGGTAGTATGGAAGGAAGTGGAGCTGAACTCGCTCTCAGAAAAGGACCGCAGAGATGTCATGAACGAAATAAGCATCCTGTCCATTCTGGAGCACAACAACATTATAGCCTATTTCAACCACTTCATGGATAAGAACACTCTTTTCATTGAGCTGGAGTACTGCAATG GAGGAAATCTCTATGATAAAATCGTCCAACAGAAGGGGAAACTTTTCAGTGAAGAT GTTGTCATTTGGTATCTGTACCAAATAGCCTCAGCAGTTGCCCACATCCATGAAGCCGGGATCTTACACAG AGATATCAAAACTCTGAATATTTTCCTTACAAAGACTGACCTCATCAAACTGGGTGACTACGGCCTTGCAAAGAAGCTAGACTCTGAATTTTCAATGGCAGAGACT TGTGTGGGAACTCCATACTACATGTCACCTGAGTTGTGTCAGGGATCAAAGTACAACTTTAAATCAGACATCTGGGCCATGGGTTGTGTGATTTTTGAAGTCTTAACCCTCACAAGAACATTTGATGCAACG AATCCTCTGAACCTCTGTGTGAAAATAGTCCAGGGCAACTGGACTATGGAAATGGACTCAGATGTTTATTCTGCTGAATTGATCAAGCTGGTGTATGAGTGCCTGGATAAA GATCCTGCTAAGAGGCCGACAGGAGATCAGGTTCTGGACCAGCCGTATATCTCCTGCCGCAGACA GGAGCTTGAAGAGCAAGTTGCCCTGCTGAATTCAGCAATGAAGAAACCAAA GCTGAGTACAGTGACTGACACTCCTGTTGCTGTGGTGACCACACGCTCAAGGGAAGTGTATTTCTGGGGCGGGGGTAAATTCACTCCACAGAAGCTGGATGCTTTTAAAGGAGGCAGCAGTGCCCAGCACGTGTGCGCAGGGGAGAGTCACTTTGCTGTGGTGTCAGTGGAAAAGGAGCTGTATACCTGGGCT AATGTCCAAGGTGGAGCAAAGATGGTGGGCCAGCTGGGGCACGGAGACCAGGCCTCGTACCGGCAGCCAAAGAGGGTGGAGAAGCTGCATGGGACGGCTGTCCGACAGGTGGCGTGTGGGGCTGATTTCACAGCTTGTGTCACCG ACGAGGACCAAATGTACATGTTCGGGTCAGACTATTACGGCTGCATTGGAGTGGAGGGCATGCTCGGCAGTGAGATTTTGGAGCCAGTGTTTTTGGAGTTTTTCGAGGAGCGGCCTGTGCGTCAGGTTTCATGCGGAGACAACCATGTGGTGGTCCTGACGCAGGGTGGGAACATCTACTCCTGGGGCTGTGGAGAGTATG GGCGTCTGGGCCTGGAATGTGAGGAGGACTTTTCTTCTCCAATGCAG GTGGAGATACCTAAAGGCGCCACCATCTCCTCAGTCTCGTGTGGCAGTGACGGAACCTTCTTTCTGACAGAGGCTGGCAAAGTGTTAGCATGCGGAAACAATGAATTCAATAAGCTTGGTCTGAACCAGGGAATCACTGGTCTCAAAAATCACCCTGGAGAG GCTCACCAGGCGATCCCGTACATCACCACACTGACCTTGGCGAAGCAGCTGTCGCGGTTCAAGATTGAGGCCATAGCTCCAGGAAAGACCCACACTGCTGCAGTCGATG CACGTGGTCGACTGATCACATTTGGTTGCAATAAGTACGGACAGCTGGGTGTGAAGGACTTTAAGAAACATCAGGGTGTCCAAGTCCTTGTTGGACCCTTTGGAGGGAAGTTTGTGACCAAAGTGTCCTGTGGAGACGGCTTCACCATTGTAGCCACTGAAG ACAATCAGATCTTTGCGTGGGGAAACGCAGGAAATGGGCGTCTGGGGATGCCTGCTGATAAGGGATTTGGTTCAGAGGTTTGCCCTGCCATGCCACGACCCATCTTTGGTTCCCTTCACCACGTACCAGACCTGTCTTGCCGTGGTTGGCACACCATAATCATAATGG AGAAGGTGCTCAACTCTAAGACTATTCGATCCAACAGCAGTGGACTGTCAGTTGGAAGTG GACTGGATCAGGAGGCTTCTACATCCACAGTGGATCCAGACATAGAACACGGTTCAGAGACGGAGGGTCGTGACAGGGGTCTTGGGGGGACAATGGAGGATAATACAGAGGAGTGTTTCATGGGGACCCCAACGATGTCTGGTGCGAATCAGACTGGGGACAGCTCCTGCCCGTTCTGGCTCAGAAAG GAGCTTGAGGACGCAGAGTACATCCCCATACCACACGACTCGGACCTGCCCTCCCCTGACCAGCTCCCTTCTTATTCCGATAGTGTCACTCTTCCTTACGACGAGCTGAAGGAGCTaaaggctgcagcagcagctgtcagcTCTCCAAAAGAACTATCG ACGAAACGAATGGACTGTGGTGGAGTCAATGGACTGGAGAAAGCAGACTTCTGCAAAAAAGGAGAATCTGGAGCATGCTGTAAAGCAAGCAGCGAGGTCTTACAG TTGCGAGAAACAGTCTCACAACAGAAGATGAGGATCCAAATGCTTGAGAAGCAG ATTGAGGAGCAGAAGAATGAGAACCAAAGGCTCGTAGCATCAATGAATCGGCTAACACTGCAGGATGCAGGACGTGACAATAACAGGAACAGTCACTCTGATCGTTTGCCCCGGGATGGAAGAGGAAGCGGAGGTGGATTCACAAACCACGGGGGCCGATCTGCAGGAGCCGGCGTGTGA
- the LOC117806623 gene encoding oxidized low-density lipoprotein receptor 1-like, producing the protein MVETLKPERNSDMISNDDDTDGKSIPHDTGNKGYVRTVRVGSRSLPLYPLVIVCLGLLNTILMLPAVVIGVYCGKVSEISAPDQTAQILILEFKAQNELYAEIIKSQEEAKQELNKELRRQEKMKLQMDQNQTLCDRFQSQIEGLHVEKATLQSEIADIQGNCGRCLQGWKFINSTCYFFSKSKTTTLKNWQDSRADCINRGGNLTVIDNLEEQLNLNEFQQKDQSSNQRDPNGAWVGLTFVPAKHSWVWLNGETLHDER; encoded by the exons atggtgGAAACCCTAAAACCAGAGAGAAACTCAGACATGATTTCAAATGATGATGACACAGATGGAAAATCAATACCCCATGACACAGGAAACAAAG GATATGTGAGAACGGTCAGAGTTGGGTCCAGAAGTCTTCCACTGTATCCACTGGTTATCGTGTGTTTGGGACTGCTGAACACAATTCTCATGTTACCTGCTGTTGTAATTGGGGTTTACT GTGGAAAAGTAAGTGAGATTTCAGCTCCTGACCAAACTGCACAAATCCTCATATTAGAGTTCAAGGCACAAAATGAACTTTACGCTGAAATAATCAAATCTCAAGAAGAAGCCAAACAAGAATTAAATAAGGAGCTCAGAAGACAGGAAAAAATGAAACTGCAGATGGATCAGAACCAGACCCTCTGTGACCGATTCCAGAGTCAGATTGAGGGTCTACATGTGGAGAAAGCAACACTACAGTCTGAGATAGCTGATATTC AGGGCAATTGTGGACGATGCCTTCAAGGATGGAAGTTTATCAACTCAACGTGCTACTTCTTTTCTAAATCAAAAACTACTACCTTAAAGAACTGGCAAGACAGCAGGGCGGACTGTATAAACCGGGGTGGTAATCTCACTGTGATTGATAACTTGGAGGAGCAG TTAAATCTGAATGAGTTTCAACAAAAGGATCAAAGCTCGAATCAGAGGGATCCAAACGGAGCCTGGGTCGGTCTGACGTTTGTTCCAGCAAAGCACAGCTGGGTGTGGTTAAATGGAGAAACTCTACACGATGAAAG GTAA